A single window of Malus sylvestris chromosome 5, drMalSylv7.2, whole genome shotgun sequence DNA harbors:
- the LOC126622885 gene encoding uncharacterized protein LOC126622885: MVKSTQDAVGARQDVILKVRLSLYLSHIYFFNSGPNFVHRWSSYRKRRFRLLISPSVFEAAAIRRSNLLKSSNLITLHPQSSSFCRITQQDIAGHKGTIGIGDVQVDSDMGNYEPFLDVTLTEDNNITTGKIYQALHFEVGSLGII; this comes from the exons atggtgaaATCGACCCAGGATGCGGTGGGGGCCAGGCAGGATGTGATACTAAAG GTTCGTCTCTCGCTCTATCTCTCTCACATATATTTTTTCAATTCGGGACCGAATTTCGTTCATCGTTGGAGCTCCTATCGGAAACGGAGGTTCAGATTGCTAATCTCTCCAAGCGTTTTTGAAGCTGCGGCCATTCGACGATCCAATCTG TTGAAATCATCAAATTTGATTACTCTCCACCCTCAATCATCCTCATTTTGTC GAATCACTCAGCAAGACATTGCAGGGCATAAGGGTACAATTGGGATTGGGGATGTGCAG GTTGATTCGGACATGGGCAACTATGAACCCTTCCTAGATGTGACTCTTACTGAGGATAACAACATTACCACTGGCAAGATATATCAG GCATTGCATTTTGAAGTTGGGAGCTTGGGGATCATCTAA